The DNA segment GGCCGCCGATCGTGGTCCATGAGGTCAAGCTGGAAGGAAAGCGCGATGAGTGACAGCGTTGAAGTGAAAGTCCCCGACATCGGCGACTTCAAGGATGTGCCGGTCATCGAAGTGCTGGTCAAGGTCGGCGACACGGTCAAGGCCGAGGATTCGCTGATCACGCTCGAATCGGACAAGGCGACGATGGACGTGCCCTCGCCGGTCTCGGGTGTGGTGACCGAAGTGAAGGTCAAGGTCGGCGACAAGGTCGCGGAAGGTACGCTGGTGGTGCTGATTGCGAGTGCAGCCGCTACAGCCATACCGGCACCGGCTGCGCCGACTGCCGCCGTGCCGCCAGCGCCGACTCCCGTGCCGGCCCCCGTTGCCGCTGCCGGAACATTCGCCGGCAAGGCCGACCTCGAATGCGAAATGCTGGTGCTCGGCGCCGGCCCCGGCGGCTATTCGGCGGCGTTCCGCGCCGCCGACCTCGGCATGAGAACCGTCATCGTCGAACGCTACGCGACATTGGGCGGTGTCTGCCTCAATGTCGGCTGCATTCCGTCGAAGGCGTTGCTGCATGTCGCCGCCGTGATGGAGGAAGCAGCGCACGCCGCCGATCTCGGCGTCAGCTTCGCCGCGCCCAAGGTCGATCTCGACAAGCTGCGCGCGCACAAGGAAAAAGTGGTCGGCAAGCTGACCGGGGGACTGACCGGGATGGCCAAAGCGCGCAAGGTCGAGACCGTGCGCGGCTACGGCCACTTCCTCGATGCCAATCATCTCGAAGTCGAGGAGACCACCGGCGCAGCGCAGGACAAGAGCGGCGGCAAGAAGGTGATTCGTTTCCAGAAGTGCATCATCGCCGCGGGCAGCGCGGCCTTCCATCTGCCCTTCATTCCGCGCGACCCGCGCATCGTCGATTCCACCGGCGCGCTGGAGCTGCCCACATTCAACAATGCGCTGCCGAAAAAAATGCTGGTCATCGGTGGCGGCATCATCGGCCTCGAAATGGCCACGGTGTATTCGACGCTGGGTGCGAAAGTCGACGTCGTCGAAATGCTCGACGGCCTGATGCAGGGGCCGGACCGCGACCTGGTTAAAGCCTGGGAAAAGCAGAATGCGAAGCGCTTCGACAAGCTGATGCTGAAGACGAAGACCGTTGCCGTCGAGGCCAAACCCGACGGCCTCTGGGTCAGCTTCGAAGGCGAGCAGGCGCCGGCGGAAGTGCAGCGCTACGACATGATCCTGCAATCCGCCGGCCGCGCGCCGAATGGCAAGAAGATCGGCGCCGAGCAGGCGGGCGTGGCGGTGAGCGAGCGCGGCTTCATTCCGGTCGATTCGCAGATGCGCACCAACGTGCCGCATATCTTCGCCATCGGCGACATCGTCGGCCAGCCGATGCTGGCGCACAAGGCGGTGCATGAGGCGCACGTCGCGGCCGAAGCGGCGGCGGGCCAGAAGAGCCATTTCGACGCGTCGGTGATCCCGGGTGTCGCCTACACACATCCCGAGGTGGCCTGGGTCGGCGTCGGCGAAGACGAGGCGAAGAAGGCGGGTCGCAAGGTCAGCAGCGCGAAGTTCCCCTGGGCGGCCTCGGGCCGGGCGATCGCCAACGGCGCCGAGTACGGTTTCACCAAGCTGGTGTTCGATGAAGAAACGCATCGCGTGATCGGCGGCGGCATCGTCGGTCCCAACGCCGGCGACATGATCGGCGAAATCGCGCTGGCCATCGAGATGGGCGCCGACGCGGTGGACATCGGCAAAACCATCCATCCGCATCCGACCCTGGGTGAAACCATCGGCATGGCGGCCGAGGTGGCGCACGGTTCCTGCACCGACCTGCCGCCGCTGCGCAAGCGGTAAAATTCGCTCCGTCATGTCCCCGCGGGAGGCGGGGACGGCATCCCCTTGCGGGAGAACAACGGAGCGAAAAGATGACCCAGGATGAACTGAAGCAGGCCGTGGCCCGTGCCGCGCGCGACTATGTGGCTGACCGGCTTCCGGTCGGGGCAATACTGGGAGTCGGCACCGGCTCCACGGCGAATTTCTTCATCGACGAGATTGCCGCCATCAAGGACCGCATCGGCGGAACCATCGCCAGTTCCGAGGCCACGGCGAAGCGGCTTGAGGGCCACG comes from the Sulfuritalea hydrogenivorans sk43H genome and includes:
- the lpdA gene encoding dihydrolipoyl dehydrogenase, with protein sequence MSDSVEVKVPDIGDFKDVPVIEVLVKVGDTVKAEDSLITLESDKATMDVPSPVSGVVTEVKVKVGDKVAEGTLVVLIASAAATAIPAPAAPTAAVPPAPTPVPAPVAAAGTFAGKADLECEMLVLGAGPGGYSAAFRAADLGMRTVIVERYATLGGVCLNVGCIPSKALLHVAAVMEEAAHAADLGVSFAAPKVDLDKLRAHKEKVVGKLTGGLTGMAKARKVETVRGYGHFLDANHLEVEETTGAAQDKSGGKKVIRFQKCIIAAGSAAFHLPFIPRDPRIVDSTGALELPTFNNALPKKMLVIGGGIIGLEMATVYSTLGAKVDVVEMLDGLMQGPDRDLVKAWEKQNAKRFDKLMLKTKTVAVEAKPDGLWVSFEGEQAPAEVQRYDMILQSAGRAPNGKKIGAEQAGVAVSERGFIPVDSQMRTNVPHIFAIGDIVGQPMLAHKAVHEAHVAAEAAAGQKSHFDASVIPGVAYTHPEVAWVGVGEDEAKKAGRKVSSAKFPWAASGRAIANGAEYGFTKLVFDEETHRVIGGGIVGPNAGDMIGEIALAIEMGADAVDIGKTIHPHPTLGETIGMAAEVAHGSCTDLPPLRKR